Genomic window (Marinobacter fonticola):
GGCGGGCAAAGGTGAAGTGGTTAAAGATGATCCGGACACCGAACCGGCGCCGTCCGAGTCACGGGATGAATAATTGACTGTTTTGGTCGGGAATTGGATAATCGACCGATAGCCGCTTTTGCTTATGCACGATCCAGGAGGCGACCTTGAGTGCAGTTCAGGAACAGATAGCCATACCGCTATTCTTCAGCGACAACGCTGTGGCGAAGGTTCGGGAGCTGGTCGAGGAAGAGGAAAACCCCGATCTTAAGCTTCGAGTCTTCGTGACGGGTGGCGGTTGCTCCGGCTTCCAGTACGGGTTTTCTTTCGATGAGGCCCAGGAAGAGGACGATACCGCGATCGAAAAAGAGGGGATCACCCTGCTGGTGGATCCCATGAGTTACCAGTATTTGATCGGCGCTACCATTGATTACCAAGAAGGGCTGCAAGGTTCCCAGTTTATGGTGCAGAACCCCAATGCGACGACGACCTGCGGGTGCGGTTCATCCTTCTCGATCTAAACGCTCGTTTTTCACTCTAATGAAGTGAGAGCCATCAATA
Coding sequences:
- the erpA gene encoding iron-sulfur cluster insertion protein ErpA; translation: MSAVQEQIAIPLFFSDNAVAKVRELVEEEENPDLKLRVFVTGGGCSGFQYGFSFDEAQEEDDTAIEKEGITLLVDPMSYQYLIGATIDYQEGLQGSQFMVQNPNATTTCGCGSSFSI